One part of the Dyadobacter sp. 676 genome encodes these proteins:
- a CDS encoding ankyrin repeat domain-containing protein — protein MDPNFKNWLGITPLHRFAERGDVFNAEIFLENGADIDAIDEQHCTTPLGWAAKAGKTEMVQFLLRKGANPDLPAEKPWARPRAWAERRGYTWNYNGT, from the coding sequence ATGGACCCCAATTTCAAGAACTGGCTAGGAATCACACCTTTGCATCGCTTCGCCGAACGCGGAGATGTATTTAATGCAGAAATTTTCCTTGAAAACGGAGCAGATATCGATGCCATCGACGAGCAGCATTGTACCACACCGCTGGGTTGGGCGGCAAAGGCCGGAAAAACGGAAATGGTGCAATTTCTGCTCCGAAAAGGGGCTAACCCCGATTTGCCGGCTGAAAAACCGTGGGCACGTCCCCGTGCGTGGGCAGAAAGGCGCGGTTATACCTGGAACTATAACGGAACTTAA
- a CDS encoding ankyrin repeat domain-containing protein, translating to MTQPAALQKKEPLFWSTGLGTDVWQMFCAARDGDLEEVKKLLARDASLVRSSYDYRTPMSFAVAENRVDVAGYLLQHGASPVDSGTGDPLIQMARDRGFAAMEELLERALNRHKGSEAGKQIAAAIRSHDFTTFNTLLNSGDEYVHAADDGGNQPIHWATMTRQPEMIDALLACGADINAKRPDGARPIQLTNGDYSYRGWRDVPEDWKWKPNDIYLHLLSKGAYVDICMAALKGDEARVRTLLDLDPSLANRPSEYITYYAGSGTPLKNAAMAGRMPIVKLLLERGADPNLPEEGIAPMGHALHSAVVYNHIEIVKLLLEHGTYPNVPVESSADTLTVALERGDKVMINMLCSYGAARSMDLLAYYGDIQTAAAVLKANPALADDASALESAAGQGHEDFVRLMLRYQPDLAQRIAVGVQGRGPQDAVKSRQLTQFLFER from the coding sequence ATGACACAGCCAGCCGCACTCCAAAAGAAAGAACCGTTGTTCTGGTCGACGGGCCTCGGTACCGATGTATGGCAGATGTTCTGCGCCGCCCGCGACGGCGATCTGGAAGAGGTGAAAAAACTTCTAGCAAGAGACGCTTCGCTCGTGCGCAGCAGTTATGATTACCGTACGCCTATGTCGTTTGCGGTGGCTGAAAACCGTGTGGATGTGGCCGGTTACCTTTTACAACACGGCGCAAGCCCGGTTGACTCCGGGACGGGCGATCCGCTCATTCAAATGGCGCGTGACCGGGGTTTCGCTGCCATGGAGGAGCTCCTTGAACGGGCGTTGAACCGTCATAAGGGCTCGGAAGCCGGAAAGCAGATCGCTGCGGCCATTCGTAGCCACGATTTTACGACGTTTAACACATTGCTGAACAGCGGCGACGAGTACGTACATGCTGCCGACGACGGGGGTAACCAGCCTATTCATTGGGCTACGATGACGCGCCAGCCGGAAATGATCGATGCGCTGCTGGCGTGTGGGGCCGATATCAATGCAAAAAGGCCCGACGGCGCACGTCCCATTCAACTTACCAATGGCGATTATTCGTACCGCGGCTGGCGCGACGTGCCGGAAGATTGGAAATGGAAGCCGAACGATATTTATCTGCACCTGTTGAGTAAGGGGGCTTATGTGGACATTTGCATGGCCGCCCTGAAAGGCGACGAAGCACGTGTAAGGACGTTGCTGGACCTCGACCCATCGCTGGCGAATAGGCCCTCGGAATATATCACATACTATGCAGGCTCGGGCACTCCGCTGAAAAACGCGGCTATGGCCGGGCGAATGCCAATTGTGAAACTGCTGCTTGAAAGAGGGGCCGATCCCAATCTGCCGGAAGAAGGCATTGCTCCGATGGGGCATGCATTGCATTCGGCGGTGGTTTACAACCATATCGAAATCGTAAAACTGCTGCTCGAACACGGTACCTATCCGAATGTGCCGGTAGAAAGCTCTGCGGACACGCTGACGGTCGCCCTGGAACGTGGCGACAAGGTTATGATCAATATGCTGTGCTCGTACGGTGCGGCCAGGTCTATGGATCTGCTGGCCTATTATGGAGATATTCAGACCGCCGCCGCCGTTTTGAAGGCAAATCCCGCGCTTGCCGACGATGCTTCTGCGCTGGAATCGGCAGCGGGGCAGGGCCACGAGGATTTTGTGAGGCTAATGCTCCGCTATCAGCCCGACCTGGCACAACGGATTGCGGTGGGCGTGCAGGGCCGCGGCCCGCAGGATGCGGTCAAAAGCCGGCAGCTTACCCAATTCCTTTTCGAACGGTGA
- a CDS encoding GNAT family N-acetyltransferase, giving the protein MDPIEIQKVNADDVMDIRHSVLWPDKPREFVKVPEDENGIHLGLYFDSILVSVISLFADGRNIRFRKFATLPEKQGKGLGSRLLLHAIAHAQAEGYTRMWCDARTDALGFYERFGFKKFSEPFFKEQIEYYKIERML; this is encoded by the coding sequence ATGGATCCGATTGAAATTCAAAAAGTTAACGCCGACGACGTGATGGATATCCGTCACTCCGTGCTCTGGCCGGACAAGCCCCGGGAATTTGTAAAGGTACCCGAAGATGAAAATGGCATTCATCTCGGCTTATATTTCGATAGCATACTCGTTTCGGTGATTTCGCTCTTTGCCGACGGGCGGAATATCCGGTTCCGCAAGTTTGCGACTTTACCTGAGAAGCAAGGGAAAGGATTGGGTTCCAGGCTCCTTCTGCATGCCATCGCACATGCGCAGGCAGAGGGATACACCCGCATGTGGTGCGACGCCCGGACCGACGCGCTGGGATTTTACGAACGGTTCGGCTTCAAAAAGTTCTCGGAGCCGTTTTTTAAGGAACAAATCGAGTACTACAAAATCGAGCGGATGCTCTGA
- a CDS encoding winged helix DNA-binding domain-containing protein yields the protein MTLSDIAAVRLANQQVLDTRFTDPAGLVAWMGAVQAQDFAMAKWALGLRLKKATDDSVEEAIDAGGIIRTHVMRPTWHFVATGDIRWMMELTAPHIVKLAGTMYRQLKLDRSVFNMTNDLIGRLLADGQELTREEIIAEVNKAGIETDNLRATHIVFQAELDKVICNGARRGKKFTYALFDKKVPSAPALPREQGLAALAKRYFTSHGPATIQDFVWWTGLPVADARLGFEAVRGEFETAKVGGREYIFAGFGEVPKMPSRAMLLPPYDELTVGYADRSVAMDAAVARNPDSGNGIFKPVVMVKGKIVGAWRRTEKKDSVNIEITPLAQMPAAAEKSLLVAGAAYARFIGKKNATLG from the coding sequence ATGACATTATCCGATATCGCCGCCGTGCGCCTTGCCAACCAGCAAGTTCTCGATACCCGTTTCACCGACCCCGCCGGGCTGGTAGCCTGGATGGGCGCTGTTCAGGCCCAGGATTTCGCAATGGCCAAATGGGCGCTGGGTTTAAGACTGAAAAAGGCGACGGACGACTCGGTAGAGGAGGCCATCGATGCCGGGGGCATTATCCGGACGCACGTGATGCGACCCACATGGCATTTCGTGGCTACCGGGGATATTCGGTGGATGATGGAACTTACCGCGCCGCACATTGTGAAGCTCGCGGGAACCATGTACCGGCAATTGAAACTCGACAGGTCGGTATTCAACATGACAAACGACCTGATAGGCAGATTGCTGGCCGACGGGCAGGAGCTTACGCGCGAGGAGATCATTGCCGAAGTGAACAAGGCTGGTATTGAGACCGACAACCTGCGCGCTACCCACATCGTGTTCCAGGCCGAACTGGATAAGGTAATTTGTAACGGTGCACGCCGCGGGAAAAAGTTCACCTATGCATTGTTCGACAAAAAAGTGCCCTCAGCGCCCGCTTTGCCACGGGAACAAGGGCTGGCCGCATTGGCGAAACGTTATTTTACAAGTCACGGGCCAGCCACGATCCAGGACTTTGTGTGGTGGACCGGTTTGCCGGTTGCGGATGCCCGGCTGGGTTTCGAAGCCGTGCGGGGCGAGTTCGAGACGGCCAAAGTCGGGGGCCGCGAATACATTTTTGCCGGTTTCGGAGAGGTACCCAAAATGCCGTCGAGGGCTATGCTGCTTCCACCCTACGACGAACTGACCGTCGGCTACGCCGATCGTAGCGTCGCAATGGACGCCGCGGTTGCCCGGAACCCCGACTCGGGAAATGGCATATTCAAGCCGGTGGTGATGGTAAAAGGGAAGATCGTAGGCGCGTGGAGGCGTACCGAGAAAAAGGATTCGGTTAATATCGAAATCACTCCTCTGGCACAAATGCCGGCGGCTGCCGAAAAGTCGCTGCTCGTCGCAGGTGCCGCCTATGCCCGGTTCATTGGTAAAAAGAACGCGACATTAGGCTGA
- a CDS encoding GNAT family N-acetyltransferase, with translation MIDLWQYHIDILMENIQIRQARLDELPTLLAFEQNLIANERPFDDTLVEHTFHYYDLEKMIRSDDAEVLVAVLGDRLVASGHARILEGKSYNRFQRYAFLGFMYTEPDMRGRGINKLIIDELVVWARKKGLDEVRLQVYSDNASAVTAYEKVGFRKILTEMRLATSI, from the coding sequence ATGATAGATTTGTGGCAGTACCACATCGACATTCTCATGGAAAACATCCAGATCCGGCAAGCGCGGCTTGACGAACTGCCGACACTTCTTGCATTTGAACAAAATCTCATTGCCAATGAGCGGCCTTTCGACGATACGCTTGTGGAGCACACGTTTCATTACTATGACCTCGAAAAAATGATCCGCAGCGACGACGCGGAAGTGTTGGTGGCGGTGCTGGGCGACAGGCTGGTGGCGAGCGGGCATGCGCGTATTTTGGAAGGAAAATCTTACAATCGCTTTCAACGATATGCGTTTTTGGGTTTCATGTACACCGAACCCGATATGCGGGGGCGGGGGATCAATAAGCTCATCATCGACGAACTGGTGGTATGGGCACGCAAAAAAGGCTTGGACGAGGTCCGGCTGCAAGTGTATTCAGACAACGCCTCCGCGGTAACTGCTTACGAAAAAGTCGGTTTCAGGAAGATATTGACAGAAATGCGACTTGCCACAAGCATTTGA
- a CDS encoding LuxR C-terminal-related transcriptional regulator: protein MRGNTDLSLQKSSANPVRIAPDYMPLLNRYYDFDGVEPGRLDKQLALIRTVAQFSSSGMTVYDLQKQTHVYVSRNFYQLYGYDFSEAGSCIPNEVFDQKIHPDDRHALARSGYDAMKYVMAQPAHLRKQFKMLTEYRIITSDGAAIRVTEQHQVLELDASGNIWLSLGVIDISPDQTAAGTKCQIVNLDTGELIQLENNRIADNARLTAREREILGMIGKGKLSKEISALLDISVHTVNTHRQRILEKLRADNSIEALQSAKMIGLLA from the coding sequence ATGAGAGGAAATACTGATTTATCATTACAGAAATCGTCGGCGAACCCGGTGAGGATCGCGCCCGACTATATGCCGCTGCTGAACAGATATTACGATTTCGACGGCGTCGAACCAGGTCGGCTGGACAAGCAGCTTGCGCTTATCCGGACCGTAGCACAATTCAGCAGCAGCGGTATGACCGTGTACGACCTGCAAAAACAGACGCACGTTTACGTTTCGAGGAATTTTTATCAACTCTACGGATACGATTTCAGTGAAGCCGGATCCTGCATTCCGAATGAGGTCTTTGACCAGAAAATCCATCCTGACGATCGTCATGCGCTGGCACGCAGCGGATACGATGCCATGAAATACGTAATGGCACAGCCCGCCCACCTTCGCAAGCAGTTCAAGATGCTCACAGAATACCGGATAATCACCAGCGATGGGGCCGCTATCCGCGTTACGGAGCAGCATCAGGTGCTTGAATTGGACGCATCCGGGAATATCTGGCTTTCGCTGGGAGTGATCGACATTTCGCCCGATCAGACGGCCGCGGGGACCAAATGCCAGATCGTCAACCTCGATACCGGCGAACTTATCCAACTGGAAAATAACCGCATAGCAGACAACGCAAGGCTGACCGCCCGCGAAAGAGAAATCCTTGGCATGATCGGTAAAGGGAAACTGAGTAAAGAAATCTCCGCATTACTGGACATCAGTGTCCATACTGTCAACACTCACCGGCAGCGGATATTGGAAAAACTCCGGGCCGACAACTCGATCGAAGCATTACAAAGCGCGAAGATGATCGGATTATTAGCCTGA
- a CDS encoding anthrone oxygenase family protein, whose product MTTINLFLLVTALASGLIAGLFYSYSCSVNPGLAGIPDAGYLTSVQSINRAILNPVFFFSFTGTLLLLPVSTYQHFGTGRFYWLLGATILYATGTFGVTMFGNVPLNNALDKINLANATAQELAGHRLRFEIPWNRLHTIRTCASVASFVLVLLACLATTDKH is encoded by the coding sequence ATGACGACAATTAACCTGTTCCTGCTCGTAACGGCGCTTGCCAGCGGTCTTATCGCCGGATTGTTTTACAGCTATTCCTGCTCGGTGAACCCCGGCCTGGCCGGCATTCCGGATGCGGGTTACCTGACTTCCGTGCAATCCATCAACCGCGCTATTCTCAATCCCGTATTTTTTTTCAGCTTTACAGGCACGCTGTTGCTTTTACCTGTGAGCACTTATCAGCATTTCGGAACCGGACGCTTTTACTGGCTGCTCGGCGCCACGATCCTGTATGCGACCGGGACTTTCGGCGTGACGATGTTCGGGAATGTGCCTTTAAATAACGCACTGGACAAGATTAATCTCGCAAATGCCACTGCCCAGGAACTAGCCGGGCACCGTTTGCGGTTTGAGATTCCGTGGAACAGGCTGCACACGATCCGCACCTGTGCCTCGGTGGCTTCGTTTGTGCTGGTGCTCCTGGCCTGCCTGGCCACAACCGACAAACACTGA
- a CDS encoding GNAT family N-acetyltransferase, producing MSIRPYEPADYAGCIRAFESNQPAFFADHEKEEFETLLEEIAAPGGSTVYYYVVEHEGVIAACAGFCMQPDKASAGLVWGMVARDFHRQGIGKQLLTYRLNKIRELLPGVPVILDTTQLSYPFFEKSGFRVTRITRDYYAPGLDRYDMILEPAGISAPA from the coding sequence ATGTCCATACGTCCGTACGAACCTGCCGACTATGCCGGTTGCATACGTGCATTCGAGAGCAACCAACCTGCTTTTTTCGCCGACCATGAAAAGGAGGAATTTGAAACATTGCTGGAAGAAATAGCCGCGCCGGGCGGATCGACCGTCTACTACTATGTTGTAGAACATGAGGGAGTCATAGCAGCATGCGCGGGCTTTTGTATGCAACCCGACAAAGCGTCGGCCGGGCTCGTGTGGGGAATGGTTGCACGCGATTTTCACCGCCAGGGCATTGGCAAACAGCTTTTGACCTACCGTTTGAATAAAATCCGGGAGCTTCTGCCGGGCGTGCCCGTGATCCTCGACACAACGCAGCTCAGCTATCCTTTTTTCGAAAAATCAGGCTTCCGGGTTACCCGGATCACCAGGGATTATTATGCACCGGGCCTGGATCGCTATGATATGATCCTGGAACCGGCTGGCATATCCGCACCGGCCTGA
- a CDS encoding outer membrane beta-barrel protein yields MFRVNGGIQKKIWKGKGAIAMNFEDLFHSWVYHNKSFGIRQSDYYQINTTDTRRIGIAFSYKFGKESFVRKRRHANTASDDEKGRVE; encoded by the coding sequence ATGTTCCGGGTCAACGGCGGGATACAGAAGAAAATCTGGAAAGGGAAAGGCGCCATTGCAATGAATTTTGAAGATTTGTTCCATTCATGGGTCTATCATAACAAATCCTTCGGTATCCGGCAATCCGATTATTATCAGATCAATACGACGGACACCCGACGCATCGGCATTGCATTCAGCTATAAGTTTGGAAAGGAATCCTTTGTCCGCAAGCGCAGACACGCTAATACCGCTTCGGACGACGAAAAGGGCCGGGTCGAGTGA
- a CDS encoding outer membrane beta-barrel protein → MKTFFAILTYFLITARAFGQTGNAISGTVKDSGGEVLPGATIRLLKSADSTLVAGKLTDGNGNFRFANLENNTYLLAISAMGQKDFVSMPLTVDAAHPVIALPAIILLPAKSIELNEVTVKARKPVIEQEIDRTIVHVDAMIGSATGNTFDVLGKTPGVTVNANGEISLNGKSGVMVLIDGRSTYMSGSDLAAYLKSLPGGVLDKIELMDNPPARYDAAGNAVIDIRLKKTRISGLTGSVALGGSQGRYGRNNDAVNLNYNLGKLNVFANLGYNREKNYAADDFSRRYYNATGGLKSRVNLQNDQKNTTNGCNVNWGMDWAVTSKTVLGTIINLNGSSRTGDFTYESTQLDAPGQPTGSGNGNTGAKDVRHNTGLNFNVLHKFDDRGRELAVDANYLKYDTRGDQELENRLFDADGTLTGRERFRYRTPSDINIYTLKADYTHPFENKARMEAGFKSSYVDNDFVFNHFNREGGNEVIDNRRSNHFQYREHIHAAYASGEKRWAHFGIQAGLRLENTVARGNQLGNDSVAATRFTRNYTRLFPSIFLNYKPDNRNAFVLMVVRRISRPNYQMLNPFVLYKDQYTYSAGNPNLIPQYQNRVELKYQHKNFLNMGLSYNRFTNSIFTTIEARGDTFISRPDNIARGYMLLLNTTVSGQLTNWWYSNTTLRLSRIIMKGIAYTESLNYATNVARLEISNYFNLGNGWNAELGGLLCEPGCKRPGSDFGDVPGQRRDTEENLERERRHCNEF, encoded by the coding sequence ATGAAAACGTTTTTCGCTATCCTGACTTACTTCCTGATAACCGCCAGGGCATTTGGCCAAACCGGCAATGCTATTTCCGGTACCGTTAAAGATTCCGGCGGCGAAGTTCTGCCAGGTGCCACCATTCGTTTGCTCAAATCCGCCGATTCTACGCTCGTCGCGGGTAAACTGACCGACGGCAATGGCAATTTCCGCTTCGCTAACCTCGAAAATAATACCTACCTGCTGGCAATCTCGGCGATGGGGCAGAAGGATTTTGTGAGTATGCCATTGACGGTCGACGCGGCGCACCCGGTGATTGCGTTACCGGCGATAATCCTGCTGCCGGCAAAGAGTATCGAGCTGAACGAGGTAACCGTGAAAGCAAGGAAACCGGTGATCGAACAGGAAATAGACCGGACTATCGTGCATGTGGATGCAATGATCGGCAGTGCCACGGGCAACACCTTCGATGTGCTGGGCAAAACGCCGGGCGTGACTGTCAACGCAAATGGCGAGATCAGTCTGAATGGGAAAAGTGGCGTAATGGTGCTCATCGATGGCCGGAGCACTTATATGTCGGGAAGCGATCTGGCCGCCTACCTGAAATCGCTGCCAGGCGGCGTGCTCGATAAAATCGAGCTGATGGACAATCCGCCGGCGCGCTACGACGCCGCCGGTAACGCGGTGATCGACATCCGTTTGAAAAAAACGCGTATCAGTGGCCTGACAGGCAGCGTGGCGCTGGGCGGTAGCCAGGGGCGTTATGGAAGAAACAATGACGCCGTTAATCTGAACTATAACCTGGGAAAGCTGAATGTATTCGCGAACCTCGGTTATAACCGGGAAAAAAATTATGCGGCAGACGATTTCAGCCGGAGATATTACAATGCAACCGGCGGACTGAAATCCCGCGTGAATCTGCAAAACGACCAGAAGAATACGACGAACGGCTGTAATGTGAATTGGGGCATGGATTGGGCCGTGACTTCTAAAACGGTTTTAGGTACGATCATCAATCTCAATGGCTCCTCGCGGACCGGCGATTTTACCTACGAGAGTACGCAGCTGGATGCGCCGGGCCAACCGACGGGCAGCGGGAACGGCAATACCGGCGCAAAAGATGTTCGCCATAATACAGGTTTGAATTTCAATGTATTACATAAGTTCGACGACAGGGGCCGGGAGCTGGCTGTGGATGCCAATTATCTGAAATATGATACCCGTGGTGATCAGGAATTGGAAAACCGGCTGTTCGATGCCGACGGGACACTGACGGGCCGGGAGCGCTTCCGCTATCGTACACCTTCCGATATCAACATTTATACCCTGAAAGCCGATTATACGCACCCGTTCGAAAACAAGGCACGTATGGAGGCAGGCTTCAAGTCGAGCTACGTGGATAATGACTTTGTGTTCAATCATTTCAATAGGGAAGGTGGCAATGAGGTAATCGATAACCGCCGGTCAAACCATTTTCAATACCGCGAGCACATTCATGCGGCTTACGCAAGCGGCGAAAAAAGATGGGCGCACTTCGGGATACAGGCGGGACTCCGGCTGGAAAATACAGTTGCCAGAGGAAACCAGTTGGGGAATGACTCGGTTGCGGCAACGCGTTTCACCAGGAATTACACCCGGCTTTTCCCCAGTATCTTCCTGAATTATAAACCCGATAACCGGAATGCATTCGTACTCATGGTCGTGAGGAGGATCAGCCGCCCGAACTACCAGATGCTCAACCCTTTCGTTCTCTACAAAGACCAATATACATACAGTGCGGGAAACCCGAACCTGATACCGCAGTACCAGAACCGTGTGGAGCTGAAATACCAGCACAAGAACTTCCTTAATATGGGTTTGAGCTACAACCGGTTCACTAACAGTATTTTCACGACGATCGAGGCACGGGGCGATACCTTCATCAGTCGCCCCGATAATATTGCGCGAGGGTATATGCTATTGTTAAATACAACCGTTTCGGGACAGCTAACGAACTGGTGGTACAGTAATACAACGCTTCGGCTGTCGCGCATCATTATGAAGGGAATCGCTTATACCGAATCGCTGAACTATGCTACCAACGTTGCTCGGCTGGAAATCAGCAATTATTTCAATCTGGGCAACGGCTGGAATGCCGAACTGGGGGGGCTACTATGCGAGCCGGGATGTAAACGGCCAGGCTCAGACTTCGGGGATGTTCCGGGTCAACGGCGGGATACAGAAGAAAATCTGGAAAGGGAAAGGCGCCATTGCAATGAATTTTGA
- a CDS encoding sensor histidine kinase, producing MSIKISDKNREATKTGIYTVLTAATAVPVYFGIDTYLNTIGAQHDEALAVAGTIVFFGCVYIGRHLSTIWSARQREIPKNVLNGLAGAIAVCFVWLFIHADFQFRTFPGINLLLYWMPFVTIGLCTGALIKLFRMSTQKELEAARTQAAHSQSELFLLQSQLSPHFLFNTLNNLYGLSISQHEKIPPLILKLSDLLRYSVYEASETYVPLRDELTYIRNYIDFEQLRMGDRLELQTDIEQVGGPDIRIAPMLLIVFIENAFKHSRNTIDSKVFIEMRLKIWGNSILFYLRNSHNRSAQNDQHVEKHSGFGLANVRKRLQLLYPGQHYLVIDNEENTYTVNLRLNLR from the coding sequence ATGAGCATCAAAATCAGCGATAAAAACAGGGAAGCTACCAAGACCGGCATTTATACGGTGCTCACCGCCGCTACCGCCGTGCCGGTCTATTTTGGGATAGACACCTATCTGAACACCATCGGCGCTCAACATGACGAAGCGTTGGCGGTCGCGGGGACGATCGTCTTTTTCGGCTGCGTTTACATTGGCAGGCACCTTTCGACGATCTGGTCGGCGCGGCAGCGCGAAATCCCTAAAAATGTGCTCAATGGCCTGGCGGGAGCCATCGCGGTCTGTTTTGTATGGCTTTTTATCCATGCCGATTTTCAGTTCCGCACCTTTCCGGGCATTAACCTGCTCTTGTACTGGATGCCTTTTGTGACAATCGGGCTTTGTACCGGGGCGCTTATCAAACTGTTCAGAATGAGTACCCAAAAAGAGCTGGAAGCTGCCAGGACCCAGGCCGCACACAGCCAGAGCGAGCTATTTCTGCTGCAATCCCAATTGAGCCCGCATTTTTTGTTCAATACATTAAATAACCTTTACGGCCTGTCGATTAGCCAGCACGAAAAAATCCCGCCGCTGATATTGAAGCTGTCGGATCTGCTGAGGTATTCCGTTTATGAGGCAAGCGAAACCTATGTACCGCTCCGCGACGAGTTGACCTACATTCGCAACTATATCGACTTCGAGCAACTCCGGATGGGCGACCGGCTCGAACTGCAAACCGACATCGAACAAGTCGGCGGGCCCGATATCCGCATTGCGCCGATGCTTCTTATCGTGTTTATTGAAAATGCGTTCAAGCACTCCCGAAATACGATCGATTCAAAAGTCTTTATTGAAATGCGCCTGAAAATATGGGGTAATTCGATTCTTTTTTACCTTAGAAATTCACACAACCGCTCCGCACAAAATGACCAGCACGTTGAAAAACACAGCGGTTTCGGCCTGGCGAACGTCAGAAAACGGCTGCAACTGCTTTACCCTGGCCAGCACTACCTCGTTATTGACAACGAGGAAAATACCTACACCGTAAATTTGCGCCTGAACCTTCGATGA
- a CDS encoding LytTR family DNA-binding domain-containing protein, with translation MTRIECLIVDDEPIARDIIRTYCGHLPYLNVAGTCGTALEARTVLMQQKIHILFLDINMPVMDGISFLKTLKTPPQVIFTTAYKEFAVDAFDLSACDYLLKPFSLERFVVAVDKAMGSLHSSAQMQEPEAAKEDGFFFLKADGKIYKIMHNDLLYAEANGNYTKVRTTQHTLMPAMTFSGFEELVPRSKFLRIHRSFIVNKSKIDHIEGNRVFIGSTEIPIGSNYREQFLKQIGLNG, from the coding sequence ATGACCCGGATAGAATGCCTGATTGTGGACGACGAGCCCATTGCGCGTGACATTATACGCACCTATTGCGGGCACCTGCCCTACTTGAACGTGGCGGGTACCTGCGGAACCGCGCTCGAAGCCCGAACGGTGTTAATGCAGCAAAAAATCCATATTTTGTTTCTGGATATTAATATGCCGGTCATGGATGGCATTTCGTTTCTCAAAACACTCAAAACGCCACCGCAGGTTATCTTTACGACCGCTTACAAAGAGTTCGCCGTCGACGCCTTCGACCTCTCGGCCTGCGATTATCTGCTCAAACCTTTCTCACTCGAACGCTTCGTGGTGGCCGTCGACAAAGCCATGGGAAGCTTGCATTCCTCCGCCCAAATGCAGGAACCGGAAGCCGCAAAGGAAGATGGCTTTTTCTTTTTAAAGGCCGACGGTAAAATATACAAGATCATGCACAACGACCTGCTTTATGCGGAGGCTAATGGAAATTATACCAAAGTAAGGACTACGCAACACACACTGATGCCAGCTATGACTTTCTCGGGTTTCGAGGAACTGGTACCGCGCTCGAAGTTCCTGCGGATCCACCGGTCGTTTATCGTCAACAAATCCAAAATAGACCACATCGAAGGCAATCGCGTTTTCATTGGCAGCACCGAAATACCGATCGGCAGCAACTACCGCGAGCAATTTCTGAAACAAATCGGGCTAAACGGTTGA
- a CDS encoding porin family protein has protein sequence MRKISLLVLLSVLSSAAFAQSFSIGPKAGLNISNYTGSDIESDARVGFHLGGILNFGIGQVFSIQPEVLFSTQGAKIKNGGKQEFKTTYVSVPVMLKFRTRGGFYFEFGPQASFKTGEDIPDQTIDNFAKNLDLAGGVGLGYQANFGLGIGARYIAGFSKVGDFDKNAAMNPDFKNSVIQFSLFFAIPAHK, from the coding sequence ATGAGAAAAATTTCTTTGCTCGTTCTTCTGTCGGTGCTTAGCAGCGCGGCATTTGCGCAATCTTTTTCCATAGGGCCGAAAGCCGGGCTCAACATCAGCAACTACACCGGAAGCGATATCGAATCCGACGCCCGCGTGGGTTTCCACCTCGGCGGGATCCTGAATTTCGGCATCGGACAAGTGTTTTCAATCCAGCCCGAAGTGTTGTTTTCGACACAGGGCGCTAAAATCAAAAACGGTGGCAAGCAGGAATTCAAAACAACCTACGTGTCGGTGCCGGTAATGCTGAAATTCCGTACCAGAGGCGGTTTCTATTTCGAATTCGGACCGCAGGCTTCGTTCAAGACAGGGGAGGACATTCCAGATCAGACGATCGACAACTTTGCTAAAAATCTCGACCTGGCAGGTGGTGTAGGGCTGGGTTATCAGGCTAATTTCGGCCTCGGGATCGGCGCGAGATATATTGCCGGCTTCTCGAAGGTAGGCGATTTCGACAAAAATGCGGCGATGAATCCCGACTTTAAAAACAGCGTCATACAGTTCAGTTTGTTCTTCGCAATCCCGGCGCACAAGTAG